The Arthrobacter oryzae DNA window CGCGCTGGTGAGATTGTCGTATCGGATGTGTTTAGTCGGGATGCCGCCAAGAACGTTGAAGGCCTCGATGTGGCCCTCGAGAAAGGCTTCCTGGGCCTGAGTCGGGTAAATCCGGTGAATGGCTCTGCCCGAATGCGACAGCCGGAAGATGAACATGTGGCACTTCGTCTTCACCCCGTTCAGCACGACATAGACCTCGCCGAAGTCCACCTCGGCTTCGGCGCCCGGCGCGTGTTCCTGAGGAACAAACACCTCAACGCGGCGTCCGGCCTCCACATCAATCTGGGCCCGACGGACCCTTACGTAATCACGCACCGTGGAATACGAGAGCTCCTGCGCACCGTGCTCTTCGATGAGCCGGGCCAAAATCCTTCGTGCGGTATGACGCTGCTTCCGCGGAGCCGTTGTATCCTCGATCAGCATCGCGTCGATCGCGCCCTTGAACGGCTCCAGCCTCCAGGACACCCCTTGTCTCTGTTTGCGCTCCGGAGGGGCAGCTGAATCCAGTGCCTGCCTCACAGTTCTTCTGTGGACTCCGTACCGGGCGGCCAACGCACGAACCGACAGGCCCTCAACCCGGGCGTCCCTTCGGATCCGGCCGAACAACTCCACTCTCGACTCCATCCAGACCAACCTTCCGCCGCATCCATCCACTGATGAATCCAACGTTGAAGGTGGGGCCACAAATAACCGTCACAAGGTGCCCGGCGAGTCATGAAGTGGGGCCAGATATATCCGTCCTACCGGGGCCATCCAAATCTGTCACAGCCACCCGCCGACAGCCGCACTATCGGGACCCACCGGATAGGCTGCACCCTCCCAGGTGTCTTCGCTGACGTGGGTCCCGGGGAAAGGATCTGGTTCGACGACGGCAAGATCGGCGGGGTGATCACTGACGTTCGGACCGGGGAACTGACCGCCGAGATTCTTTCCGCTGCTACGCGGGGCTCACGCCTCCGGGCCGAAAAAGGCATCAACTTCCCCGACAGCCGGCTCACAGTCCCGGCGCTGACAGAGCAGGACCTCGCAAACCTCGAACGCGTCAAGAAATTAGCCGACATCGTGAGTATGTCCTTCGTCCGCACAGCGGCCGACGTCCGCGATCTCCTGTCCCGCCTGGACGCCGAGCAGGACCGCAACCTGGATATCCTGCTCAAGATCGAGACAGTGGCAGCCTTTGAATCCCTGCCCGAAATCCTTCTCGAACTGATGAAGTGGGCCGATGTCGGCGTCATGATTGCCCGCGGCGACCTCGCCGTGGAGGCGGGATTTGAACGACTGGCAGAAGTCCAGGAGGAAATTCTCTGGCTCTGCGAGGCCGCCCACGTGCCGGTCATCTGGGCAACTCAGGTGCTGGACACCCTGGCCAGGACCGGTCTGCCCTCGCGCGCTGAAGTGACCGACGCCGCGATGGCACAGCGCGCTGAATGCGTCATGCTCAACAAGGGCCCGATCATCAACGAAGCCATCAGCATGCTCGCAGACATTCTGGGCCGGATGCAGGACCACACCCGGAAGAAACGTAGCCTGCTGAGGCGTCTCCGGGCCTGGGACCGCTGAACCTGGACGCCCAGGGGTTACAGGAGTGACCGAGTCCTCAGTCTACGAATGGCCCTCGGCCGGCTCGAAGGTGAATTCCCGTTTCAGTCGGCTCCTGGCCTCATGCTCAACCAGGGTGGGAATGTAACTCCTGATACGTCCGCCGGCCAGGGACTCGTACTCTTCGCCGACGATCCCTGCGATATGCGTCCGCGGCGCCTCGGGAAAACGAACTGAGAGTCGGTCGACAACCGCAAGGACAATGGTTTCTTTTTCCGCTTCACTCACTACGCCAGTGTCACCCGGGGCCGGACCGGCGTCAACCAATCCCGCGGACAAGCCGTCACAATTGCGCCATTCCCCGCGGGAAACCCCCCGACGTTCACTTTGGCTCAGTAGCATGGCGCCGTGGAAGCCCTCCCGGATATCCATCACCCCGCTGCGGCCCTCGGCGCGACGCTAACGGCCCAAGGCGCGGATTTCGCGCTGATCTCCACCACAGCCACCGCCGTCGACCTGTGCCTGGTAGACGACTTCGGAGTCGAGACCCGGTACCCGATGTCCGCGGACGACGGACTTTGGACTGCGCACGTGCCCGGCGCCCGCGCAGGGCAGCGCTACGGCTACCGCGTCGACGGGCCATTTAACCCGGCCCGGGGCCTCCGCCACAATCCGCAGAAGTTCCTGCTGGACCCGTACGCGAAGGCCATCGACGGCAGGGTCTCATGGGAACCCTCGCTGTATGCCTTCGACCAGAGCGACCCGTCCATGCCGGACCTGACGGACAACAAGCGCCACACCTTCGCGTCGGTGCTCATCGACACCGCCTACGACTGGGGGACGGACGCCCGCCCCGCAACGCCGTTGAACCGGACTGTCATCTATGAGGCCCACGTCAAGGGCTTGACCAAGCTGCACCCGGACGTCCCTCTAGCCCAGCGCGGAACCTACGCGGGCTTAGGGCACCCGGCTGTCATCGCGCATCTTAAGCGGATCGGCGTGACCGCTGTGGAACTCCTCCCGGTCCAACAGTTCGTCAACGACGAACCGAGCAATGGGAGAACGAACTACTGGGGCTACAACCCCATCGGCTATTTCGCACCCCACAACGCCTACGCCATGGCATACGCGGCGGGCCAGGCCCTCCCCGGGACCAGGACGAGGTTGACGCCCGGCAGCCAGGTCACCGAATTCAAAGACATGGTCAAGGCCCTCCACCATGCAGGCATCGAGGTGATACTCGACGTCGTCTACAACCACTCCGGCGAAGGCGGAGCCGACGGGCCCAACCTGTGCTTCCGAGGTATCGACAACAGCGCCTACTACCATCTGGTCCCCGGCGACGAAGCCACCTACGAGGACTACACGGGCACCTCCAACACCCTGAACGTGGGCTCACCCACGGTCCTGCGCATGGTGATGGACTCCCTCCACTATTGGGTGGAGGAGATGCACGTCGACGGATTCCGGTTCGATCTGGCCCCTGCGCTGGCGCGCGCCTCGGACCGGGTCGACATGCTGTCCGCGTTCTTCGAACTGATCGACTCCGACCCGGTGC harbors:
- a CDS encoding pyruvate kinase produces the protein MGPGERIWFDDGKIGGVITDVRTGELTAEILSAATRGSRLRAEKGINFPDSRLTVPALTEQDLANLERVKKLADIVSMSFVRTAADVRDLLSRLDAEQDRNLDILLKIETVAAFESLPEILLELMKWADVGVMIARGDLAVEAGFERLAEVQEEILWLCEAAHVPVIWATQVLDTLARTGLPSRAEVTDAAMAQRAECVMLNKGPIINEAISMLADILGRMQDHTRKKRSLLRRLRAWDR
- the glgX gene encoding glycogen debranching protein GlgX encodes the protein MEALPDIHHPAAALGATLTAQGADFALISTTATAVDLCLVDDFGVETRYPMSADDGLWTAHVPGARAGQRYGYRVDGPFNPARGLRHNPQKFLLDPYAKAIDGRVSWEPSLYAFDQSDPSMPDLTDNKRHTFASVLIDTAYDWGTDARPATPLNRTVIYEAHVKGLTKLHPDVPLAQRGTYAGLGHPAVIAHLKRIGVTAVELLPVQQFVNDEPSNGRTNYWGYNPIGYFAPHNAYAMAYAAGQALPGTRTRLTPGSQVTEFKDMVKALHHAGIEVILDVVYNHSGEGGADGPNLCFRGIDNSAYYHLVPGDEATYEDYTGTSNTLNVGSPTVLRMVMDSLHYWVEEMHVDGFRFDLAPALARASDRVDMLSAFFELIDSDPVLDGVKLIAEPWDLGPGGYQLGNFPPRWVEWNGKFRDVVRDFWRGTPGFTAELANRLTGSADLYQDDGRQPSASVNFVTSHDGFTLRDLVSYDHKHNSANGENDRDGESNNRSWNCGTEGPTTDPDIAALRARQMRNLIITCVLAQGVPMLRHGDELGHTQGGNNNAYCQDNEISWINWASADQDMIAFTARVAGLRRDYPVFRRRTYFDGRPVAPAEGLRLPDIQWLNADGTPRTGNQWTQTWEKSLACYLSGKGVRTRRNEPENDFLIIFNASPNDAPHQTPGDYFPAEWEVALTSWDGPAPARIPAGSNFTVPGRTAWILRSVED
- a CDS encoding three-helix bundle dimerization domain-containing protein, giving the protein MSEAEKETIVLAVVDRLSVRFPEAPRTHIAGIVGEEYESLAGGRIRSYIPTLVEHEARSRLKREFTFEPAEGHS